From the genome of Winogradskyella forsetii, one region includes:
- a CDS encoding polyprenyl synthetase family protein — MKITEQIKQPIAYEMELFEQKFQLSMASKVALLNRITHYIVNRKGKQMRPMFVFLVAKMMNNGEVRERTYRGASVIELIHTATLVHDDVVDDSNRRRGFFSINALWKNKIAVLIGDYLLSKGLLLSIDNNDFDLLKIISVAVREMSEGELLQIEKARQLDITEAVYYDIIRQKTATLIAACCSLGAASVKPNSPEVETMRKFGELIGMAFQIKDDLFDYGQEAIGKPTGIDIKEQKMTLPLIYVLNNCSKKEKSWLINSVKNHNKDKNRVKEVITFVKANGGLDYAVSKMKAFQEEALTILAKYPETPYKASLQLMVDYVIDRKK, encoded by the coding sequence ATGAAAATAACCGAGCAAATAAAACAACCTATAGCTTATGAAATGGAACTCTTCGAGCAAAAGTTTCAACTCTCTATGGCTAGCAAGGTCGCACTACTTAATCGGATTACACATTATATTGTAAATCGTAAAGGCAAACAAATGCGACCAATGTTCGTTTTTCTAGTCGCTAAAATGATGAATAATGGCGAGGTAAGAGAGCGTACGTATCGTGGCGCTTCGGTTATAGAGTTAATTCATACCGCCACCTTGGTCCATGATGATGTTGTGGATGATAGTAATCGTAGACGTGGTTTTTTCTCTATTAATGCACTTTGGAAAAATAAGATTGCTGTACTTATTGGTGACTACTTATTATCTAAAGGATTGTTATTGTCTATAGATAACAATGATTTCGATTTACTCAAGATTATCTCAGTTGCTGTAAGGGAAATGAGCGAAGGCGAATTACTACAAATTGAAAAAGCCAGACAACTTGATATTACAGAAGCCGTTTATTACGACATCATTAGGCAAAAAACAGCCACTTTAATTGCTGCTTGTTGCAGTTTGGGTGCGGCTTCCGTTAAACCAAATTCTCCCGAAGTAGAGACTATGCGAAAGTTTGGTGAGTTAATTGGTATGGCCTTTCAGATTAAAGATGATTTGTTCGATTATGGACAAGAAGCCATTGGCAAACCAACAGGTATTGATATCAAGGAGCAAAAAATGACCTTACCTTTAATATATGTATTGAATAATTGTAGCAAAAAAGAAAAGTCTTGGTTAATCAATTCAGTTAAAAATCACAATAAGGACAAAAATAGAGTTAAGGAAGTTATCACTTTTGTAAAAGCTAATGGAGGCTTGGATTATGCCGTTTCTAAAATGAAAGCATTTCAAGAAGAAGCCCTCACTATTTTAGCAAAATACCCAGAAACGCCATACAAAGCATCACTTCAGCTTATGGTAGATTATGTTATTGACCGAAAAAAATAA
- a CDS encoding T9SS type A sorting domain-containing protein, with protein sequence MKKITLLFSLLLISTLTFGQVVLTEDFEAGLTVPTGWTNNDIQGGGDVWAFATGGEAIGFNSPNTIYYVNGEMDGNYAIFDSDGYGNNMVAENAALESPVFDCSGLTSVTLSFNHFFTAGFGGQGFVEVSSDGTTWNQVANYAGTDAGNDSSFGLESIDVSAELAGMTTAQVRFRWLGDFSWGWAFDNVSVFQCTVSAPDAVVSATTPANSATDVEITYGDPSNLGPFEWIPAATGDTVDSYTLNLGVTPAGGDIGEITGFSNGTSVNYGWMPSTTYYWSIDAVNCAGTTPGPIWSFTTSACAETAAPAVATTPGPTNAATAVALQAPDASLDFSWTASDPDDTYILNLGTTDPPGQAFNNFENGGTITGLALSETYFWRVDVVNCFGITEGTVWSFTTDAVLGVEENTLNTFSVYPNPTSNILNIKANNAIDNVTVYNLLGQDVASFAKNEITDSSIDMSGLSKGLYLVKITSGDKTQTLRVTKE encoded by the coding sequence ATGAAAAAAATTACTTTATTATTTTCCTTATTATTAATTTCTACTCTAACGTTTGGACAAGTCGTTTTAACTGAAGATTTTGAAGCAGGATTAACAGTCCCAACTGGCTGGACTAACAACGATATACAAGGAGGTGGAGACGTTTGGGCATTTGCTACTGGCGGAGAAGCCATTGGTTTTAATTCACCAAATACAATCTATTATGTTAATGGTGAAATGGATGGAAATTATGCAATTTTCGATAGCGACGGTTACGGTAATAATATGGTTGCTGAAAATGCAGCTCTTGAAAGTCCTGTTTTTGACTGTTCTGGGCTAACATCAGTAACATTATCATTTAATCACTTTTTTACTGCTGGCTTTGGAGGACAAGGTTTTGTTGAAGTATCGAGTGATGGTACTACTTGGAATCAGGTTGCTAACTATGCTGGTACTGATGCAGGTAACGACAGTTCTTTTGGTCTTGAATCTATAGATGTCTCAGCAGAATTAGCTGGAATGACAACAGCACAAGTGCGTTTTAGATGGTTAGGAGACTTTTCTTGGGGTTGGGCATTTGATAATGTATCTGTTTTTCAATGTACAGTCAGTGCGCCAGACGCGGTTGTTTCTGCAACTACTCCTGCAAATTCTGCTACAGATGTAGAAATTACCTATGGAGATCCATCTAATTTAGGTCCATTTGAATGGATACCTGCAGCAACTGGAGATACTGTAGATAGTTACACATTAAACCTGGGTGTAACACCTGCAGGTGGTGATATTGGGGAAATAACAGGATTTAGTAATGGAACTTCCGTAAATTATGGGTGGATGCCTAGTACAACTTACTATTGGTCCATTGACGCTGTGAATTGCGCTGGTACTACACCAGGTCCTATTTGGAGCTTTACTACTTCTGCCTGCGCAGAAACGGCTGCACCTGCCGTAGCAACAACTCCTGGACCTACGAATGCTGCAACTGCCGTAGCTCTACAGGCACCTGACGCTTCGTTAGATTTTAGCTGGACGGCAAGCGACCCAGATGATACATATATACTAAATCTTGGAACTACCGATCCACCAGGACAAGCATTTAATAATTTTGAAAATGGCGGAACCATAACTGGTTTAGCTCTAAGTGAAACTTACTTTTGGAGAGTAGATGTTGTTAACTGTTTTGGTATTACCGAGGGAACTGTATGGAGCTTTACTACGGATGCCGTACTAGGTGTTGAGGAAAACACGTTGAATACGTTTAGTGTGTATCCAAATCCTACTTCGAATATTTTAAATATCAAAGCCAATAACGCTATTGATAATGTCACAGTTTATAACTTACTAGGCCAAGACGTCGCTAGTTTCGCTAAAAATGAAATTACAGATTCATCAATTGATATGTCTGGACTATCTAAAGGACTTTATTTAGTTAAGATTACTTCTGGAGATAAAACACAAACTCTTAGAGTTACAAAAGAGTAA